A region of the Pyramidobacter piscolens W5455 genome:
CGCCGCGGATGTCGCCAGTGCCGAACGTCTCATTGTTCTTGCAGAACATCTTCGTCTCGGAATACCCGATCCACGAGGCGATCGTGGCCCCTGCGCCGGGCAGAGCGCCGACCACGGATCCCATGGCGCCGCAGGCCAGAACGATGGGAGTGACGCCGGCGAGCTCCTTCTTGCTGGGGTAGGTCATCTTGATCCTGTCCTTGATGACGTTGAAAATCTCGCCCGAAAAAATCTGGCGGAACACCTCGCTCAGGGCGAACAGCCCGACCAGCACGGGAATCAGGTCAAGCCCCTCGGAAAGCCGGAACACGCCAAACGTGAAACGCTGCGTCGACGTGAACTTGTCCATGCCGATGATGGCGAGGAACAGGCCGAACGCGGCGGAGATGATGCCTTTCATGGGATCCTTGCCGGACACGGCGCCGACGATGGAAAGCCCCATCATGGCCATCCAGAAGTATTGGCTGGGTCCGAACTTCAGAGCGAAACGCGCCAGCGGCAGCGTGGAAAACACCAGAATGACGACCGAAACCAACCCGCCAACGACTCCGGCATACAGCGAAATGCACAGTGCTTTGCCGCCCAGCCCCTTGCGCTGCATCTCGTAACCGTCGAGCACTGTGGCCGCCGCGGCGCCCGTGCCGGGCGTCTTGATCAGAATGGCGGGAATCGAGCCGCCGTACTCCGCTCCCACGTAAACGGCCGCCAGCATGGGCAGCGAATGTGCGGGATCCATGCCGAACGTAAGCGGCAGCAACAGCGACATGGCCACCGAGGCGGAAATGCCGGGAATGGCGCCGCCGATGATGCCCCAGATGACGCCGAAAGCGATGTACATGATGTTGAGAGGCGTCGCGGCCTGCATCAGCCCCTGACCGAAAAGAGTCAACATGAGAAAAACCTCCTTGAAATCAGCCGAGCAGCCCGTGAAGCATGCCATCGGGCAAAAGCACGCCCAGCAGTTTGGCGAAGAAAAGATACAGGAAAACGCTGAACAGCACCGCATAAAGCGCGGCGTTGCGCAGCCGGACCTTCATCTCGCTGGGGTCGAAGTAAATCACCATGCACAGCAGGAACAGAACCGTCGTGGGGATAAAACCGAGCGGATTCAGCAGGGTAGCGTAGGCGGCAGAAAGCAGGATCACGTACAGGAACGATCCGTACTTTGGACGCGAAGCGCCGGCGGCGTTTTCGGGCTTTGCCTTCAGGAAAATGATCAGCGCCGCCAGGCCGATGACCGTGGCGAGAAAACGCGGATACAGCGTGGGACCGACTGCATCGAAGTCGGATGCGGGGAACGTCCCCGCTTCGTACCAGACGTAACCGGCAAAGGCGAAGCAAAAGATACCGATCAGGCGATCCTTGCTGAGAAAACTGCTCAAAGGGATTCCTCCTTGAACGAAAAATAAAAATCAGTTCCCGAAATCGCGGCGAACCGTCGATTTCGATACGAAAGAGCGGACTCGCCGCGCTGCGGCGGCGAATCTGCCGGCATTTCGACAAAACTAGTTTCTCTTGCCGCGCAGAGCCGCCTCGTTGTCCTTGATGGTCGCGGCCACGCCGTCATAGGAGGCGAGGAACGCGGCGCCATCGACGAACTTGCCCTCGATAGCCTCGTCGGCCAGATACTTTTTGAACTTCTCGTCGTCAAGGGCGACCTTGAAAACTTCGGCCATGCGGGCCACCAGTTCGGGATCGGTGCCAGCGGGAGCGGCGAGGCCGCGCAGACGCTCGAAAACGATGTTGAATCCGTTCTCGACGGTGGTGGGCACGTTGAGGCTGTTGCGCTCCTTGGCAAGCAGCGCGATCAGCTTGAGGTTGCCGGCTTCGACCTGCGGACGCATGTCGACGTATTCGCCTACGCCCACGTCGCAGAAGCCGCCAAGAATGTTGACCAGCGTGTCGCTGCCGGTGTCGAAAACGATCCGGTTCACGTCGATCCCCGTCGTGCGGATGATCTCGGCGGAGCAGATCGTGCTGGCGCTGGTGGGAGCCGCGGTGCCCCAGTTGAGTTTGCCGGGGTTATTTTTCGCGTATTCGATCAGCTCGGGCAGCGTGTTGAAAGGCATGTCCTTGCGGGTGAAAACGTACTGAGGATCGTTGCCCAGCGCGCAGACATAGGCGAAGTCGGGGTATTTGACGGGCGAATGACCGATCAGGTCGGCGGTGACCACCGTGGTGCTCAGGCAGGCCAGCGTGTAGCCGTCCTGGGGCGCTCTCTGCACGCGCCCCCAGGGCACGGCGCCGGAAGGATCGATAAGATTCTCGATCACGATGTTGTGCCCGTTCAGCTTGTCCTTGACGGCGACGGCCATGTTGCGAAGGAACGTGTCGCCGCCCGAACCTGGGCGGGTGTAGTAGACGATGTGAATATCCTTTTCCGGCCAGTCGTCGTATTTGCCGGCGGCGAAGGCCACACCGCATGTGATGAACAGCGCGGCGACAGACACAACTTTTGCTAAGACGCTCTTTTTCATCATGATCGTCCCCCTGTTGAATAATTTCGTATGTGTGAACGCCATTTCGTCCACGGTCTCAATATATCAGCCAAGTCCAGTAAAATCAAAGACTTGCGAGGTATCCGTTTTTTGCGTTTTGCGAATAACCTATCGAAAAAACGTATGTTTAATTTTTCTGAAGGCTGGCAAAATCGTCCCGCGCGTGTATACTTGATTTTAGAAGTTATAAGTTTTTTCAATAAGAAATTTTCGAGAGAAGAGAGACCGACAGATGCGATTCGAACAACTTCACCTTTTTGCGACGATTTTGAGCTGCGGTTCTTTTGCCGCCGCCGGACGTTTGCTGCACCTGAGCCAGCCGAGCATCACGGCTTCGCTGAGCGCGCTGGAGACGGAAGTAGGGCAGAGACTGTTGGAACGCACGCCCGGGCAGCGGCGCCCTGTTCGCCCAACGGCGGCCGGCGAGATCTTTGCCACGTTCGCTCGAAAGGCGCTGGCCGATTATCGGGGCATGCTGTCGGCCGTCACACTGTCGTCGGATGCGCCGCAGACGCCCGTCAGAATCGGCGTCACGCCGACGCCGGGCAGCTCGCTCCTGCCTGTGCTGACCAATAAATTCCGCGAGGAGAACCCTACGCTTACGGTACAGGTCAAAACGTTTCGCGGTACCGAACTGGCGCGTCGCCTCAAAGAAGGGGAATTCGATCTCGGCGTGACCGGCACTCGACCGCAGGACGAGGGCATCGTTTTCGACCGGTTCTTTTACGACCCGCTTGTTTTGATCGCTCCGCTCCGCATGGGATTGTCGGGACCGATTACGCTGCGCGAACTGAAACGCCTGCCGTTGATCGTGCGCGACGCCTCGGGCAATCTGATGCGCCTGCTGATTCAGGCGCTGAACCGCGTCGGCCTGT
Encoded here:
- a CDS encoding tripartite tricarboxylate transporter permease, which encodes MLTLFGQGLMQAATPLNIMYIAFGVIWGIIGGAIPGISASVAMSLLLPLTFGMDPAHSLPMLAAVYVGAEYGGSIPAILIKTPGTGAAAATVLDGYEMQRKGLGGKALCISLYAGVVGGLVSVVILVFSTLPLARFALKFGPSQYFWMAMMGLSIVGAVSGKDPMKGIISAAFGLFLAIIGMDKFTSTQRFTFGVFRLSEGLDLIPVLVGLFALSEVFRQIFSGEIFNVIKDRIKMTYPSKKELAGVTPIVLACGAMGSVVGALPGAGATIASWIGYSETKMFCKNNETFGTGDIRGVAAPESANNGVPAGGLIPLLALGIPGSNSTAILMVGFSLAGISCGPMLFINQPAVPYGLMASMFVAQIVLLFVGLMMLRPCVYITSIKKIYLTSAIMLFAFIGAFSTTNNIYSVILVLVFGLIGFVMKELGFAPAATVLGFVLGELVEGNLRRTMQMSRGSMDIFFAGGLNKFFIALTILGVLFPYISKWISSRRKAAA
- a CDS encoding tripartite tricarboxylate transporter TctB family protein — encoded protein: MSSFLSKDRLIGIFCFAFAGYVWYEAGTFPASDFDAVGPTLYPRFLATVIGLAALIIFLKAKPENAAGASRPKYGSFLYVILLSAAYATLLNPLGFIPTTVLFLLCMVIYFDPSEMKVRLRNAALYAVLFSVFLYLFFAKLLGVLLPDGMLHGLLG
- a CDS encoding tripartite tricarboxylate transporter substrate binding protein, translated to MMKKSVLAKVVSVAALFITCGVAFAAGKYDDWPEKDIHIVYYTRPGSGGDTFLRNMAVAVKDKLNGHNIVIENLIDPSGAVPWGRVQRAPQDGYTLACLSTTVVTADLIGHSPVKYPDFAYVCALGNDPQYVFTRKDMPFNTLPELIEYAKNNPGKLNWGTAAPTSASTICSAEIIRTTGIDVNRIVFDTGSDTLVNILGGFCDVGVGEYVDMRPQVEAGNLKLIALLAKERNSLNVPTTVENGFNIVFERLRGLAAPAGTDPELVARMAEVFKVALDDEKFKKYLADEAIEGKFVDGAAFLASYDGVAATIKDNEAALRGKRN
- a CDS encoding LysR family transcriptional regulator, which produces MRFEQLHLFATILSCGSFAAAGRLLHLSQPSITASLSALETEVGQRLLERTPGQRRPVRPTAAGEIFATFARKALADYRGMLSAVTLSSDAPQTPVRIGVTPTPGSSLLPVLTNKFREENPTLTVQVKTFRGTELARRLKEGEFDLGVTGTRPQDEGIVFDRFFYDPLVLIAPLRMGLSGPITLRELKRLPLIVRDASGNLMRLLIQALNRVGLSLAQMNVVMQVSGNNDVLSSVTLGAGVGFVARSLLAANRENHDIMVVPVRRLQVARYVYMLRRESSSFTGGMRLFWEYAVGAEWREHVFSYNTMML